One Euphorbia lathyris chromosome 1, ddEupLath1.1, whole genome shotgun sequence DNA segment encodes these proteins:
- the LOC136202116 gene encoding uncharacterized protein, with the protein MESSYDDDGYGRKAMNDVSLQELRDRLAEFAQVRGWEQYHSPRNLLLALVGEVGELSEIFQWKGEVEKGLPNWSRDDKEHLEEEISDVLLYLIRLADVCGLDLGQAALSKILKNATKYPV; encoded by the exons atggagaGTTCATATGATGATGATGGGTATGGAAGAAAAGCTATGAATGATGTTTCTCTTCAAGAACTGAGAGATAGGCTTGCGGAGTTTGCTCAAGTTAGAGGGTGGGAGCAGTATCACAGTCCTAGAAATCTCCTTTTAGCACTT GTAGGGGAAGTAGGAGAGCTGTCAGAAATATTTCAATGGAAAGGGGAAGTAGAAAAAGGGTTGCCGAATTGGAGTAGGGATGATAAAGAGCATCTAGAGGAAGAGATTTCAGATGTTTTGCTATATCTAATTCGTCTAGCTGATGTTTGTGGACTTGATCTTGGACAGGCTGCTTTGTCTAAGATCCTCAAAAATGCTACCAAATATCCTGTTTAA